The region TGTTGAACAGGTTGTTCAGGGTAAAAAAGTTGGGACTCATTGAAGACACCACAGCGATCAGAATCAGCAGGGCGATCAATGATTTTTGCTCCATCAGCCACTCTTTGCTGAGCCAGCGCTTTGCTGTGATAGTTTGGGAACTCATGTCTGACTTACTCCTGCTTTACGCCGTATTGCTTACCAACGGCCGCAGCCATCAGCGTTTCCTGTGTCGCCTGTTCAATTGGGAACTCGCCGCTCAGGCGCCCTTCGTGCATCACGATAATGCGATCGCTCATCCCAAGCACTTCGGGCATTTCCGACGACACCAAAATGATGCTTAATCCTTCCTGTTTGAACTGGTTGATTAACTGATAGATTTCTTTCTTTGCACCCACATCCACACCACGGGTCGGCTCATCCAGAATCAGCACTCTGGGGCGCGTCATCAGGCCGCGGGCGATCGCCACTTTCTGCTGATTACCGCCAGACAACAGCCCAATCGGCTGGGACATGGACGGCGTACGAATATTAAACATACGGATGAAATCGCTCACCGCCTGCTGTTCATCACCGTGCCGCAGCGACCCCGCGGCGTTGCTGAAATAGCGCAGCGCGGTCAGGGACATGTTTTCCTTCACCGACATGCCAAGCACCAGCCCGTCGTGCTTACGGTCTTCGGAAATATAGACGATGCCGCTGGCAAGCCCGTCCTGCGGACTGCGAGTCACTACATCCTTACCATCCAGATGAACGTTGCCGTGGGTTCGCGGCAGCGCGCCATAAAGCACTTTCATCAATTCGGTACGACCGGCGCCCATTAACCCGGCGACACCAAGAATCTCGCCCTTGCGCAGCGTGAAACTCACGTTGTCTACACCCGGACCGGACAATTCGCTGACCTGCAAACGCACCTCGCCGGGCACCTGATTCAGCCGGGGATACTGTTCTTCCAGCTTACGCCCCACCATCATTTCAATCAGCGAATCTTCCTGCAATTCACTCACCGGGCGTTCGCCGATGAACTGACCGTCGCGAAAAACCGTCACGTCATCACAGATTTCAAAGATTTCTTTCAGTCGATGGGATATATAAACGATACCGCAACCCTGAGACTGCAGTTCTTTAATCACGCTGAACAGCGACGCGGTTTCGGTATCGGTCAACGCATCAGTAGGTTCATCCATGATGATGACCCGGGATTCAAAGCTGAGCACCTTGGCGATTTCGACCATCTGCTGGTCGCCAATCGACAATTCGCCTACCAGACGGCGGCTGTCATAACGCAGATTCAACCGCTTGAGCAGTTTGTCCGCCTCGGTGTACATCCGTTTCCAGTCGATGCGCCCCAGACGGTTGGTAAATTCGCGGCCAAGGAAAATATTTTCCGCAATGGTCAGTTGAGGAATCAGGTTCAGTTCCTGATGGATAATGCCGATTCCTGCTTCCTGAGAGGCTTTTGGGCCGCTGAAATCCACGTCCTTACCCAGAAAATGGATACTGCCGGCATCTTTGCGATAAATCCCCGTCAGTACCTTCATCATGGTGGATTTGCCGGCGCCGTTTTCGCCCACCAGCGCCATCACCTTCCCCGGATAGACATTCAATGCCGCGCCGGACAGCGCCTTAACGCCGGGAAAGGTTTTGGTGATGCCTTGCAATTGCAGTAAAGGTTGCATCAGTACCTCAGAAGGTGACGCCGGCACAAAGGATCACATTCGCATAGGGAGAACATTCCCCGCTGCGAATAATGGCCCGGCTTTGGCCACTTTGCTTTTTGAAATCCTCATGGCTGACGTAATGCAGCGAAATAGTATTTCCCTGGTGTTGTTCAAGTTGTGCTAACTGTTTCAATAATGCGTCATGGAGTTGCGTATTCTTCTCGATGATTTCCTGCGCCAGAATCGCGGCTTCAACCTGCATTTCCGCCGTCACCACATTCAGCACCTGCAAAAAGCCGGGCACATTATGGGTCAAGGCCAAATCGATACGGGTTGTGGTCTCCGGAATCGGCAAACCGGCATCCGCAATGACAATCTGGTCGGTATGTCCCAGCCGGGAAATCACCGATGAAATATCGGAATTAAGTAACGCACCTTTTTTCATTTCTATTTACCCTGATAGCGAAACGTTTCGCTCGTATGACAAGTGTAGAAAAAGAACCGGAGAAGGCAACGATTATCTTATGAAAATGTGATCGTTATCGAAACGTTTCGTTGGCGTAATAAAAGGGAGATTTTAAGTTATTAAAACCAATAAAAAATGCCTTTCCGGAAGCAATAGGGGGGCCGCAACGCGCCTGACAAGACAGGGTTATTGCCGGATTTTCCGTATCTGTTTCACATCCGTTGAACCGAACGAAGGTCTTTGTCCCGTTCGCCTTTCAGCTCCACTCTGTGAAAGGACAGCAAAGACGTATGAAAGCGAGGATACCTCGGTAATGAGCGGCAAAGCGGGTGAGTGCTTACAGAATCTCACCCGCGTAACCTGGCGAGAAGTCAGGCGTTAGATTTCTACCTGAATCCCGAGTTCGATCAGCCGGTTCGGTGGGATTTCGAACTGGTCCGCCGCACGCAGCGCATTGCGGCTCAGCATCATGAACAGTTTGCCGCGAACACGCAGATACCAGGGTCGATTGCCCATCATCAGCGATTCGTTCGACAGGAAGAACGTGGTCTCCATCATCTGACAGGTCAAGCCATCCTGCCAGCAACGGTGGAAAACCTCTTCCACATTGGGGGTTTCACGCCAGCCATAACTGGCGACAACGCGCCAGAAGGTCGGAGAAAGCTGTTCCACCGAAACACGCCGGGCGTTATGCACATAAGGCGCGTCTTCCGTTCTCATGGTCAGCAGCACCACGCGCTCATGCAATACCTTGTTGTGCTTGAGATTGTGCAGCAACGCAAACGGAATCACGTGCGTGGCGCGTGAAAGATAGACCGCGGTACCGGTCACCCGCACCGGCGGGCTCTTCTCCAGCGAAGCAATCATCGCGTCCAGCGAATTGCCATGCTCATGGATACGGCGCAGCAGCCGAAAGCGTTCGCTTTTCCAGGTGGTCATGATGGTAAACATCACCATCCCCAGCGCCAGCGGCAACCAGCCGCCGGAAATAATCTTCACCACGTTGGCCAGGAACATCGGCAGGTCGATAGCCAGCAGCGCCACCAGTAGCAACCAGACCAGGTAGCGATACCAGTGCCAGTTTTTCACCGCCACCGTACAGGACAGAATGCTAGTCAGCACCATGGTGCCGGTCACCGCAATACCGTAGGCGGCAGCCAGATTGCTGGAATGTTCAAAGCTGACAATAACGATTACCACCGCCACGTACAGTAGCCAGTTGATAAACGGAATATAAATCTGCCCGGATTCCATATCCGAAGTATGCACGATGCGCATCGGCGGCAGATACCCCAGGCGCACCGCCTGTCGGGTTAGCGAAAACACCCCGGAAATCACCGCCTGAGACGCGATGATGGTCGCCAGCGTCGCCAGCACCAGCAGCGGAATCAGCGCCCAGTCCGGCGCCAGGAGGAAGAACGGGTTTTTGATGGCCTCGGGATTTTTCAGCAACAACGCCCCCTGACCAAAGTAGTTGAGCACCAGCGACGGCAACACCGCGGAAAACCAGGCGATGCGAATGGGCAGCTTGCCAAAGTGCCCCATGTCGGCGTACAGCGCTTCCACCCCGGTGATCGCCAGCACTACCGCCCCTAGCGCAAAGAAGGACACCGCTTTGTACTGAATAAAGAAGTTGATGGCCCATTTGGGATTCAGCGCCTGCAACACTTCCGGATTGGCGATGATACTGCGCGCGCCCAGCACCCCGAGCGACAGAAACCACAACATCATGATCGGCGCAAACAGGCTACCCACTCGGCCGGTGCCGTGTTTCTGAATCATGAACAGCAGCGTCAGCACCACAATCGAGATCGGGACAATGTAGGTATCCAGCGACGGCGCGACGATATCCAGCCCTTCAATCGCCGACATCACCGAGATAGCCGGGGTGATCACCACCTCGCCATAGAAAAAGCTGCCGCCAATCAATCCCATGATCACGACCATAGCGGTCAGTTTATCGGACGTGTTGCGCCCGGCCAGCGACATCAGCGTCAGGATGCCGCCTTCGCCGGCGTTATCGGCGCGCATGACATAGCTCAGATACTTAAGGGATACCACCAGCACCAGCAGCCAGAATATCAGGGAGAGAAAGCCAAAGACGGAATCGGGTTCAACCCCAAAACCAAACTGTCCGGAAAGGCACTCCCTGAGCGTATAAAGCGGGCTGGTGCCAATGTCGCCATACACCACCCCGATGGCAGCCAGCGTGATCGCCGGAAGTGAACGTTTATGTTCTGAATTCATAAACCCTGTCTTCTGTTATCAATTCATTAACAAATCGGGCCTTATTCTGGTTGGAGTAGCCCGAAAACGCACAGTATGCACAAATCACGTTAAAAACCCATTTTTAATATTACCTTCGTTCTGATTCAGGACAGGCGCCTTGGTTGATTAACACCGGTAATGGTGACAATAATTAATGTATGGCTAATGAAGAAAACGTAATCTTCCCGACGGCGATTCACAGCAATGACGGATCTATCATGATAAAACCCACAGCGCTGGCCGACCGTATCTCTCGCCTGAGCCATGCTCTCGAACACGGTCTTTATGAACGGCAACACGCCATCCGACTTTGCCTGCTGGCGGCGCTCAGCGGTGAAAGCGTCTTCCTGCTGGGGCCGCCGGGGATTGCCAAAAGCCTGATTGCCCGCCGCCTGAAATACGCCTTCCGACATGCACGCGCCTTTGAATACCTGATGACGCGTTTTTCAACGCCGGAAGAGGTTTTCGGCCCGCTATCCATCCAGGCTCTGAAAGACGAAGGGCGTTATCAGCGCCTGACGACCGGCTACCTGCCGGAAGCAGAAATTGTCTTTCTGGATGAAATCTGGAAAGCCGGCCCCGCCATCCTCAACACCCTGCTGACCGCCATCAACGAGCGACGTTTTCGCAACGGTAACAGTGAAGAACCGATCCCGATGCGGCTACTGGTCACCGCGTCTAACGAACTGCCGGAAGCCGACAGCAGTCTGGAAGCCTTGTATGACCGTATGCTGATCCGTATCTGGCTGGACCGGGTACAGGACAAACACAATTTTCGCGCCATGCTCACCGCTTCGCCCGGCGAGCAGGACAACCTGGTCAGCCCGGCATTGAGCGTCAGCGACGAAGAGTACCAACAGTGGCAGTCTCATATCGATCATATACCGTTGCCGGAAAATTGCTTCGAACTGATTTATCAGCTGCGCCAGCGTCTGGACTCCCAGGACGGCTCGCCATACGTTTCCGATCGCCGCTGGAAAAAAGCCATCCGCCTATTGCAGGCCTGCGCCTTCTTCAGCGGGCGGGAAACCATTACCCCGGTAGACCTGATCCTGCTCAAGGATTGCCTGTGGCATGACCTTGGCACCCATGATCTGGTGGAGCAGCAATTACAGCAGTTGATGGGCGAGCAGGCCTATCAGCAGCGAGCATTGCTCTACCGGTTGCAGCAGTTGAATGTGAAACGCCAGCAATACCAGCAACAGCAGAGCGAGCAGCAGGCCTTCAGGGTCGAACGTCAGGTCAGCTTTTTCGGCCGCAAACCGCATCACACGCTGCCGGAAAGCCTGACATCCGTCGAATTGACGCTGATGCTGCAAAAACCGCTGTTGCTCAACGATTACACCGTAACCCACGTAGTGATCGACCGGGAAGCGCTGGCGGGATGGCTGCAGAAAGGCGGCGAAATACGCGGTAAGCTCAACGGCGTCGGTTTTAGCCAGCGTCTGGATATGGAAGTGGATGAGCGCCAGCATCTGATCATCCGCGATATCAGTTTGCAAGACGCCGTATTGTCTTTGCCGGGCATGATCAAAGGCGAACTGCCGGAAGAGATGCTTCAGGAATATGAAACGCTGAAAATTCAGTTACGTGAACAACGTCGATTGTTCGAACGTCATCAGCCTTGTCTGTTTGTGCCCAAAGAATGGCTCGGCAGGATTGAAGAAAGCCTGCAGCAGGTCGATGAACAAATAGAGCAATCACAACGGGAGTAACGATCATGCTGACGCTGGAATCCCTGGAGATGCTGTTGTCCATCGATGAAAACGATCTGCTGGATGACGTGATTATCACCCTGATGGCAACGCCTCAGTTGATGATGTTCTTCGACAAATACCCGCGTCTGAAAGCCGCCGTCATGCGTGATTTGCCTGAGTGGAAGGAAAACCTCCGGCAACGGCTGCGTAATACCCAGGCGCCGCCCGAACTGGAGCAAGAGTTCACCTGCTACCAACAAACCCAGTTGGTCAGCGATCACACCTTTCAGTCCAACCTGCCGGACATCATGTCCACCTTACATAATGTGGATTCTCCCTTCCTGAATCAGGCAGAAAAGCTGGTTCATTCCGCCTCGCATTCGCCGGAATTACACATCAGCAGCAGTCAGCACAGCCTGTTTATGCAGCGCTGGCGCCTTAGCCTTACGCTGCAAACCCTGAACCTGCATCAGCAAATCATGGAGCAGGAGCGAGATCAGTTGCTGGACGAGATCCAAAAACGCCTGACCATCAGCGGCGCGCTTGAACCCATTCTGGCCGACAACGATACCGCCGCCGGAAGACTGTGGGATCTCAGCGCCAGCAAACGTATGAAGCAGCCATTTAATGCGTTACTGGAAGTTGGCGCCTTTTTGCGGCAACAGCCGGAACTGCAGCGCCTGGCGGAACGTCTCGGCCGTAGCCGGGAGACCAAATCGGTCCTCAGCCAGGATGCCCCCAAAGAAGCTTTTCAGATCATGGTGCGTGAACCGGCTTTTGCGCCGGAGCAGGTCAGCGGCATCCACCAGAGCGACGATATTCTGCGCTTGCTGCCCACCGAGCTTTCCACCCTTGGCATCAGTGAGCTGGAATTTGAGTTTTACCGCCGTCTGTCGGAGCACCGGTTACTGACTTACCGGCTGCAAGGGGAGAACTGGCGGGAAAAGACGCTGGAGCGGCCAGTCGTCCATCAGCATAACGAGCAGCAGCCACGCGGGCCGTTTATCGTTTGTGTGGATACTTCCGGTTCAATGGGCGGGTTTAACGAACGCTGCGCCAAAGCCTTCTGTCTGGCGCTGATGCGGATTGCGCTGGCGGACAACCGCCGCTGCTACATCATGCTGTTTTCCACCGGCATCGTCAGTTACGACCTGACGTCGGAAAGCGGGCTGGAGGAAGCGATCCGCTTTCTCAATCAGACCTTTCGGGGCGGCACTGACCTGAGTAGTTGTCTGTCGGCATTGCTGGAAAAAATGGACAGCCAGTCCTGGCAGGATGCCGATGCCGTCATTATTTCGGACTTTATCGCCCAACGTCTGCCGGACGAGCTGGTCAATGAAGTCAAACGCCGCCAGCATCGGCTGCAGCACCGTTTTCATGCGGTCGCCATGTCAGCGCACGGCAAGCCCGGTATTCTGCGCATCTTCGATCATATCTGGCGCTTTGACACCGGATTGAAAAGCCGTCTATTGCGTCGCTTTCAGTACGAAAAAGTCTGATAACCCAAACTCTCTGTTCTTCTTACAACAGTTCTTCTTATATAGAGCTTTAATCGCGCTTTCCTGAACAACCCGCCGGTTTGGTCGTTGATTCATTCGGCAATAATCAGTAAAACGCTTCAGACAGTTCTTCACGGAGCAGCACCATGGCAGCAGACACCTACACAATGGACGAACTCGATCGCGGCATCCTCAATGCGTTGATGGAGAATGCTCGCACGCCTTACGCCGAACTGGCCAAACAGTTCTCCGTCAGCCCCGGCACCGTCCATGTCCGGGTGGAAAAGATGAAGCAGGCTGGCATCATCGTGGGAACGCGCCTGGACGTGAACCCCAAACAGCTGGGGTATGACGTCTGTTGCTTCATCGGCATCATCCTGAAAAGCGCCAAGGACTATCCGTCCGCGGTGGAGAAGCTCAGCAATCTGGAAGAAGTGGTGGAGGCGTATTACACCACCGGGCATTACAGCATCTTCATCAAGGTGATGTGCCGTTCCATTGACGCGCTGCAACATGTACTTATCAACAAGATTCAGACAATTGATGAAATTCAGTCCACTGAAACCCTGATCTCCCTGCAAAACCCGATTATGCGTACCATCGTGCCTTAAGGCTTTTTTACTATCCCCCTATTATCCACAGGTAGATCCCACCAAGATCACAGCGTACAATGTGCGTCGTTCAATCAGGCGGGATCACGTATGACAAACATTACCCTCATCAGCGGCAGCACCCTTGGCAGCGCCGAGTACGTTACCGAGCACCTGGAATCACTGCTGCAACAAAACGATTTCACGACCACGCTGCTGCATGGCCCGAAACTGGATGAGGTCACGCCTGAAAACCTGTGGCTGGTGGTGACATCCACCCACGGCGCAGGAGATCTGCCAGATAACCTGCAACCGTTTTATGACGATCTGCAAACGAAACGGCCCGATTTGTCCGCGGTTCGCTATGGCGCGATCGGGATCGGCAGCAGCGAGTACGACACCTTCTGCGGCGCGATCGTCAAAGTGGATCAATTACTGCAGGATCTTGGCGCCCGTCGGATCGGCGATATGCTGAGGATCGACATTACCCAGCACGATATTCCGGAAGATCCCGCGGAAGCTTGGCTGGGATCATGGGTAAATTTACTCAAATAAATTTATTTTTTACATCTTTATCTGTGGATAAATAGCTTTAAATGCAGGGTAAAACCCGTAGTTATCCAGATAATAACTCCAGATGCTTTTTTGAGCTGTGCATAACTACCCTTTCAGATCCCAGCTAATACAGACTGGGATCACCGATCATTCACAGCTAGTGATCGGTAATAACCCATTGATCTTCTTTTCGGATCCCGCCTTATCCACAACCAACTGGGATCCTAATAAGAGATCTAATAAAGAGATCTTTAAATAAAAAGATCTTTCTTTAACTACCCGACGATCCAACAGACTTGGTCCACGGCACAAACTTAAGTAGAATCCCCCACCCCAGGGCAAGTAACGATCGTTCGCAACCACGCGAGGTGTAGCACCATGTTTTATCCGGATCCTTTTGACGTCATCGTGATCGGTGGCGGTCATGCGGGCACAGAAGCCGCCATGGCCTCAGCCCGAATGGGACGTCAAACCCTCTTACTGACGCACAATATTGATACGCTGGGCCAGATGTCCTGCAACCCGGCGATCGGCGGTATCGGGAAAGGCCATCTGGTAAAAGAGATCGACGCTATGGGCGGCTTGATGGCGCGTGCCATCGATCGTGCAGGTATTCAGTTTAGGATACTAAACTCCAGCAAAGGCCCGGCGGTGCGAGCCACACGCGCCCAGGCAGATCGGGTACTGTACCGTCAGGCGGTACGCACCGCACTGGAGAACCAGCCTAACCTGACGCTCTTCCAGCAGGCGGTGGAAGATCTGATTGTGGAAAACGATCGTGTGGTCGGCGCGGTTACCCAAATGGGGCTTAAATTCCGCGCCAAAGCCGTGGTGCTGACCGTTGGTACCTTCCTGGACGGCAAGATCCATATTGGCCTAGATAACTACAGCGGCGGGCGCGCAGGCGATCCGCCTTCCATTTCTTTGTCGCACCGTTTGCGCGAGTTACCGCTACGCGTCGGCCGCCTGAAAACCGGCACACCGCCGCGTATCGATGCCCGCACTATCGATTTCAGCGTTCTGACGCCGCAGCATGGTGACGATCCTATGCCAGTCTTCTCCTTCCTGGGCAAAGGCAGCGAACATCCGGCACAAATGCCGTGCTACATCACCCACACCAATGAACGCACCCACGACGTGATCCGCAGCAATCTGGATCGCAGTCCGATGTATGCCGGGGTGATCGAAGGGATCGGCCCCCGCTATTGCCCGTCTATCGAAGACAAGGTGATGCGGTTTGCCGATCGTAACGCGCACCAGATTTTCCTGGAACCGGAAGGGCTGACCAGTAACGAAATTTACCCGAACGGCATCTCCACCAGTCTGCCGTTCGATGTGCAGTGGCAAATCGTTCGTTCTATGGACGGCATGGAGAACGCACGTATCGTTCGGCCGGGTTATGCCATCGAGTACGATTATTTTGACCCGCGTGACTTGAAACCAACGCTGGAAAGCAAGTTTATCCACAATCTGTTTTTTGCCGGGCAGATCAACGGCACCACCGGTTACGAAGAAGCAGCGGCGCAAGGGATGCTGGCGGGATTGAATGCCGCCCGTCTGGCGTTTGATCAGGAAGGCTGGACACCGCGCCGCGATCAGGCCTATCTCGGTGTGTTGGTGGACGATCTTTGCACGCTGGGGACGAAGGAACCTTATCGCATGTTTACCTCCCGCGCCGAATACCGGCTGATGTTGCGCGAGGATAATGCCGATCTGCGCCTGACCGCGATGGGCCGCGAATTGGGCATGGTGGATGACGAACGCTGGGCGCGTTTTAACGAGAAGCTGGAAAATATCGAGAAAGAGCGCCAGCGTCTGCGTGACGTGCTGGTCCACCCACAGACTGAAGGCGTAGAGCAGATCAACAGCCTGCTGAAATCGCCGCTATCGCGTGAGGCTAATGGCGAAGAACTGTTAAGACGCCCGGAAATGGATTACGCGCAGCTGACCGGGTTAGCGATGTTCGCGCCGGCGTTGAGTGACGCCGAGGCGGCCGAACAAGTGGAAATTCAGGTCAAATACGAAGGCTATATCGCCCGCCAGCAAGATGAGATCGAAAAGCAGCTGCGCAATGAAAACACGTTGTTGCCGGCGGATCTGGATTACCGTCAGGTGACCGGGCTGTCAAACGAGGTGATTGCCAAGCTTAACGATCACAAACCGGGATCGATTGGCCAGGCATCGCGTATTTCCGGCGTCACGCCCGCCGCCATCTCGATTCTGCTGGTCTGGCTGAAAAAACAGGGTATGCTGCGCCGCAGCGCCTGATAAACGCTACCGCTTACGTTGACACATGGCCGCTTTTCGCGGCCATGTTGCATTAACCGACAATCAGGATTCATTCGTGCTCGATACACTCAACAGCCTGCTGCAGCGCGCCGGAATAGCGCTGACCGATCGGCAGAAAGACCAGTTGCTTCAGTATGTGGCGTTACTCCACAAGTGGAACAAAGCGTATAACCTGACATCGGTACGCGAACCCGAGCAGATGCTGGTTCGCCATATCATGGATAGCCTGGTGGTTGAGCCGCATCTGGTTGGAAGCCGTTTTATCGATGTCGGCACCGGCCCTGGACTGCCCGGCGTGCCGTTGGCTATCGCCCGTCCGAATGCGCATTTTGTTCTGCTGGATAGTCTGGGAAAACGGGTTCGTTTCCTGCGTCAGGTTCAGCATGAACTGAATCTGGGCAATATCGAACCTGTGCAGAGCCGGGTGGAGGATTTTCCGGCAGAACCGCCGTTTGACGGCGTGATCAGCCGAGCCTTCGCGTCGCTACAGGATATGGTGAATTGGTGCCATCATTTGCCATCGCATCAACAAGGGCGCTTTTATGCTCTGAAAGGCATTGTTCCGCATGAAGAGATGGGATTGCTGCCGCATGGTGTGACGGTTGAGAAAGTGGTTCCTCTGGCCGTTCCCGAACTGGAAGGAGAGCGGCATCTGGTGGTGCTTAAGCCCAACTAATTTTGTCATTTATCAAAAAAATCATGAATAGTTGTAAGATTCTCAGGCTGATAGCTAAAAATGAAATAATGACCTGAGTAATCTTCTGCATTCACCGAAATTTTACAACTCTGCTGTATAACCTTTGATCGCAGGGGAAGAAAATCGATCTGGTAGCACAATGCTTTCATAATTCTAAAGGGATTTGATGACAAAACGGTGTTAAAAACATGAGAAAAAAATATCCTGCTTGTCAATAGATGGTTTTGAGGCTGTATTCGTGCTGTTTTGTGAATGTTCTTTTTTAACTTATTGAAATTAAAAAACATAAATGGCTTTTTTTGCTAAAGACAAAAAAAAAACAATTCAGATATAAAAGTATCAGTTCAATTTTATGTGAGAAATCTCACATATTGTCGGCGCCAGATGCGCCAAGTCTCCAAAATGGACTTCGGGGATAGTTGGTGAAAATAAGGCTTCGGAAATAAATTTAAATAATCGTTCACCTTTTTGCTACTTATCGATTGAATTCGCATGGATGACCCGTATAATTTGCTCGTTTTTTGCTGCTTGACTCGGTACTGCAAAGGCAGTTTTATACGGTCATTCAGCATACCTCTGAAAGGTGCGGAGAATCATCATGTCTGTATCCCTTTACAGTGGGAAAATCGCCCGGTTATCACTGTTGTTGCAGCTAACGGTGATTTTCGTTGTCAGCGCGGTGTTCTGCGTCGGTGG is a window of Dickeya solani IPO 2222 DNA encoding:
- the rsmG gene encoding 16S rRNA (guanine(527)-N(7))-methyltransferase RsmG, producing the protein MAAFRGHVALTDNQDSFVLDTLNSLLQRAGIALTDRQKDQLLQYVALLHKWNKAYNLTSVREPEQMLVRHIMDSLVVEPHLVGSRFIDVGTGPGLPGVPLAIARPNAHFVLLDSLGKRVRFLRQVQHELNLGNIEPVQSRVEDFPAEPPFDGVISRAFASLQDMVNWCHHLPSHQQGRFYALKGIVPHEEMGLLPHGVTVEKVVPLAVPELEGERHLVVLKPN
- the mnmG gene encoding tRNA uridine-5-carboxymethylaminomethyl(34) synthesis enzyme MnmG, whose amino-acid sequence is MFYPDPFDVIVIGGGHAGTEAAMASARMGRQTLLLTHNIDTLGQMSCNPAIGGIGKGHLVKEIDAMGGLMARAIDRAGIQFRILNSSKGPAVRATRAQADRVLYRQAVRTALENQPNLTLFQQAVEDLIVENDRVVGAVTQMGLKFRAKAVVLTVGTFLDGKIHIGLDNYSGGRAGDPPSISLSHRLRELPLRVGRLKTGTPPRIDARTIDFSVLTPQHGDDPMPVFSFLGKGSEHPAQMPCYITHTNERTHDVIRSNLDRSPMYAGVIEGIGPRYCPSIEDKVMRFADRNAHQIFLEPEGLTSNEIYPNGISTSLPFDVQWQIVRSMDGMENARIVRPGYAIEYDYFDPRDLKPTLESKFIHNLFFAGQINGTTGYEEAAAQGMLAGLNAARLAFDQEGWTPRRDQAYLGVLVDDLCTLGTKEPYRMFTSRAEYRLMLREDNADLRLTAMGRELGMVDDERWARFNEKLENIEKERQRLRDVLVHPQTEGVEQINSLLKSPLSREANGEELLRRPEMDYAQLTGLAMFAPALSDAEAAEQVEIQVKYEGYIARQQDEIEKQLRNENTLLPADLDYRQVTGLSNEVIAKLNDHKPGSIGQASRISGVTPAAISILLVWLKKQGMLRRSA